The window CGCCGTGAAAGGCGTCGGGGACGCGGCCCGGGTGCTGATCCCCGCGGCGGGCGGGGCGGCGGAAGAGCGTGCCGTCCGGACGGGTCTTTCCGACGGGAAACGCGTGGAAATCGTCGAGGGGTTGGCCGAGGGCGATCGGGTTTTGGTCGCCAGCGGCGCGGCGGTTTCGACCGCCGCCAAGGAATCCAAGTCCAACCCGCTCTCGCCCATGCCCCGACGCCCCGGTCGCAACACGAGATGATCGAGGTCGCGGACCTTCGCAAAACCTACCGCACGGGGGGCGTGCCCGTGGAGGCCCTGCGCGGGGTCACCTTGACGATCGACGCGGGCGATTTCATCGCCATCATGGGCCCCTCCGGGTCCGGCAAGTCCACGCTCATGCACATTCTGGGGCTGTTGGACGTGCCCGACGGCGGTGTTTACCGCCTGGCGGGGCGCGACGTCTCGCGCCTGTCCGAGGAGGAACGGGCCACCGAACGGGGGCGGGGCGTGGGGTTCGTGTTTCAACAATTCAACTTGCTCCCCCGCACGTCGGCCATGGAAAACATCGCCCTGCCGCTGCTCTACGCCAACGGGTCGACGGGCCGCGACCCCCGGGACCTGTTGCGGGAGGTGGGCCTCGCCAGCCACGCCCAGCACAAATCCAATCAGCTTTCCGGCGGCCAACAACAACGGGTGGCCATCGCCCGGTCGCTGATCAACCGCCCCCTTCTGCTCTTGGCCGACGAGCCCACGGGCAACCTCGATTCCCGCACCCAGGATGAAATCATGGCCCTTTTCACGGATCTCAACCAACGGGGTTTGACGATCCTGTTGGTGACCCACGAGCCCGATGTGGCGCGGCACGCCCGTCGGGTGATCCGCATGAAGGACGGGCGTGTGGTGTCCGACGAACGGCAGGGAGAACCCTTGGCCCGGGCGGCGGCCCCGCGCCCGACGGAGCCCGCCCCGCCCCGCCCGCGCCGCTGGCGTGCCCTGGGCACCCATTTCAAGGAGGCGCTTCGGTCCCTGGGCGCCAACAAAGTCCGCTCGGGTCTGTCGATGCTGGGCATTCTGATCGGCGTGGCGGCCGTGGTGGCCATGCTGGCCCTGGGCGCCGGGGCCCGCCAATCCGTGGAAGCGCAGCTGTCAACCCTGGGGGCCAATTTGCTGGTGTTGCGGCCGGGGTCTTTCCGTTCCCACGGGGTGGTGCAGGAAGCCGGCGCCGTGACGCGCTTCACCGAGGCCGACGCCCGGGAGATCGCGGCCGAAATCCCGACGGTGGCGCGGGTCGCTCCGTCCGTCAACGGGTCGGCGCAACTGGTGTTCGGCAACAAGAACTGGCGAAGCGGTGTCCTCGGCACGACCCCGGATTACGCCCCCATGCGGTCCCAAACCCTGTCGCGGGGCCGGTTTTTCACCGAGGAGGAGACCCTTTCCCGCGCCCGGGTGGCCGTGCTCGGGGCGACCCCCGCCCAGGAGCTCTTCGGTGAAGCGGACCCCCTGGGGGAATACATCAAAATCAATCGGGTGAATTTCCAGGTGATCGGGGTGTTGACGGCGAAAGGCGCCTCCGGCTGGCGCAACCAGGACGACGTCGTGCTGTTGCCGCTTTCCACGGCCATGCACCGCCTTCTGGGCAAGGATTACGTCGACAGCATCGACATCCAGGCGACGGGGGCCGACGTCCTGGCCGACACCGAAGCGGCCGTGCGCGGGTTGATCCGCCAGCGGCGGAGGATCCCCGAGGAAAACGACGACTCCTTCGACGTGTTAAACCTGGCGGAGATCCAATCGGCGGTGCAGTCCACGAGCCGCACGTTGTCCGTGCTCCTGGCCGCCATCGCGGCGATTTCGCTCCTGGTCGGGGGCATCGGCATCATGAACATCATGCTGGTGAGCGTGACCGAGCGCACCCGGGAGATCGGCCTGCGCAAGGCCGTGGGCGCCCGGCCGCAGGACATCCGCGCGCAATTTTTGATCGAGGCCCTGGTCATCAGCCTCTCCGGCGGCCTGTCGGGATTGGCCCTGGGGGTGGGCGCCTCCTGGACATTGTCCAAGGTCGCCGGCTGGACCGTGGGGATTTCGCCGGGGTCCGTTTTCCTGTCGTTCTTTTTCTCGGTGGGCATCGGCGTGGTCTTCGGCTTCTGGCCGGCACGGAAGGCCGCGGCCCTCAACCCCATCGACGCTCTGCGCTACGAATAGGCCCACCGGCGAAGTGCTATAATCCCGGCTTGAAAACAGTTCCCTTGAACCGAAGTCTGTCACCGTTTTTTGGAAAAGGGGACCGGGTCGAAGTGACGGACTTAGTCCGTCGCTAAGGGAGGGGGAGTTCCTTGCGACAACGGCCGGGGGCCGTCGCGGGAACGAGGCACGCCCTTTGAAATTTATTCTTTTTGGAAAGGTGGCCGAGCGGCTGAAGGCGGCGGATTGCTAATCCGCTGTACGGGTTAATTCCTGTACCGAGGGTTCAAATCCCTCCCTTTCCGAGTTTTACCTTGGAAATGAAAAGCCCGGCGGGGATTTCCCGCCGGGCTTTTTTTTGCGCCCGAAAGAAACGGGATCGGCTTCAGTTTTCCAATAGACTCTTCAACATCCAGGCGGTCTTTTCATGGGTCGTGATACGCTGGGTCAGCAGATCCATGGTGGCTTGGTCCCCCGCCCCTTCGGCCGCGGGGAAGGCCTTCTTCGCCGCGGCGATCACCGTCTCGTTGCTTTCGAGGAGCTGTCGGATCATTTCCGTGGCCTTGGGCACGCCGACCGCTTCCTTGACCGAGGTCAGCTTACCGAACTCGGCGTAGGACCCGGGGGCCGGGATTCCCAGCGCCCGGATGCGCTCGGCGATCAAATCCACGGCCAGGGCCAGCTCCGTGTATTGGGTCTCGAACATAAGGTGCAGCGCTTGAAACATCGGGCCCACGACGTTCCAGTGGAAGTTGTGGGTCTTCAAGTAGAGGGTGTAGCTGTCGGCCAACAGCACCGACAGGCCCTGGGCGATATCCTTTTTCTGTTGGGGCGTGGCTTCCTGCGTGGGGCTCATGGTTGTTCTCCTTTGGCGGGCTTGTCGAATCGGTCGAGGTCCATGACCTTGGTCCAGGCGCTCACGAAATCCTGGGTGAACTTGTCCTTGGACTCGTTGAAAGCGTAAACTTCCGCCACCGCGCGCAGTTCGGCGTTGGACCCCAAGACCAGGTCGACGGCCGTGGCCGTCCACTTCAGCTTCCCGGTTTTCCGGTCCCGCCCCTCGTAAACGCCCTCGGCCTTCTCCGACTTGGCCCATTTCGTGGACATGTCAAGGAGATTGACGAAGAAATCGTTCGTCAAGAGGCCGGGGCGCGCGGTCAAGACACCGTGCGGGGCCCCCCCCGTGTTGGCGTTCAAGGCGCGCAGGCCGCCGATCAAGACGGTCATCTCGGGAGCGCTGAGGTTCAACTGCGCGGCCCTGTCCACAAGCGAATCCGCCGGGGACCGATAAGCCGCCGCGCTGTAGTAATTGCGAAAGCCGTCGGCGGCCGGCTCCAACACGGCGAAGGAAGCCGGGTCGGTTTGTTCCGGAAAGGCGTCCGTGCGGCCCGGACGAAACGGGACTTCCACCGCCCGACCGGCGTCTTTCGCTGCTTTTTCGATCGCCGCACCCCCGCCCAGGACGATCACGTCCGCCAGCGACACTTTTTTCCCGCCGGGAAGGGAGCGATTGAACTTTTTCCATACCGATTCCAAACGGTCCAAGGCTTTCGCCAGCTCTTTCGGGTTGTTGACCGCCCAATTTTTCTGCGGCGCGAGGCGCACGCGCGCCCCGTTGGCGCCGCCCCGCATGTCGCTGGACCGGAAGGTGGAGGCCGACGCCCAGGCCGTGCGGACGAGGTCGGGCACGCTCAGGCCGGCCTGTAGAATCTCAGCTTTCAAAGCCTGGATGTCTTTCTCGCCGATCAACGGGTGATCGGCTTTCGGGAGCGGGTCCTGCCAGAGGAGTTCCAATTTCGGCACGTCCGGCCCCAGGTAGCGCGCCCGGGGGCCCATGTCCCGGTGCGTCAATTTAAACCAGGCCTTGGCGAAGGCGTCTTCAAGGGCTTGGGGGTCGTCGCGGAACCGCAGGCCGATTTTTCGGTAGGCCGGGTCTTCTTTGATCGCCAGGTCGGTCGTCAGCATGATGGGCGCGTGGAACTTGCCCGGGATGTGGGCGTCGGGCACCGGGGTCGCGGCCTTCGGGTCGGTCGGGATCCATTGGACCGCCCCGGCCGGGCTTTTGGTTTTCTTCCAATCCAACCGGAAGAGGTTGTCGAGGAACATGTGCGTCCAACGGTTCGGCGCGCTCGTCCAGGCCCCTTCCAGACCGCTCGTGACCGTGTCCTCGGCGTTTCCTTTGCCGCGGCTGTTCATCCAGCCGAACCCTTGCTCTTCCAGGGGGGCCGCCCCCGGTTCCGGCCCGACGTTCTTGTCCGGCGCGTGGGCGCCGTGGGTCTTGCCGAAAGTGTGCCCGCCGACGATCAAAGCGACCGTTTCCTCGTCGTTCATCGCCATGCGGCCAAAGGATTCGCGGATGTCTTTCGCCGCGGCGCGGGGGTCGGGGTTCCCGCCGGGCCCCTCCGGGTTGACGTAGATCAAACCCATTTGCACGGCGGCCAAGGGCCCCGTCAGTTTGCCTTCCTTGTCCCGCCGTTGTCCCTCCAGCCATTTGGATTCCGGGCCCCAGTAAACGAGGTCGGCTTCCCAATCGTCGGCGCGCCCCCCGGCGAACCCGAGCGTTTTAAAACCCATGTTCTCCATGGAGACGTTGCCGGTCAAGACCATCAGGTCCGCCCAGGAGATTTTTCGACCGTACTTTTGTTTTATGGGCCAGAGCAACCGCCGGGCCTTGTCGAGGTTGGCGTTGTCGGGCCAGCTGTTCAGTGGATCGAAACGTTGTTGCCCGCCGCCCGCCCCGCCGCGGCCGTCCAGGGTGCGGTAGGTGCCCGCGCTGTGCCACGCCATGCGGATGAAAAGCGGCCCGTAATTGCCGTAGTCCGCGGGCCACCAGTCCTGGGAGGCGGTCAGGACCGCGTTGATGTCGCGTTTGACCGCCGCGAGGTCGAGTGAATTGAATTCCGCCGCGTAGTCGAAGGCGGCGCCGTAGGGATTGGATTTCGGTTGGTGTTGCCGCAGGGGCGTCAAATCCAGTTGTTCGGGCCACCAAAACTTGTTGGTTCGCGCTGTGTCTTGGCCCTTCGCCGGGCCTTCCATCGCGTTTGTGAACGTCGGGGCGGCGATGAGAGCGGCGATCGCCGCGACCAACGCCAAAATTCGCTTTCTCATGGGTTTTCTCCTGGGTCGATCCACCGCGGCCCCGGGGCGGGACCGCTCATTTTAGACATTGTCTAATATTAGAATTATTCCTATTCCCACGACAAGGGCCCTTTTTGGGTTTTACGGCGTCGGCCCCGCAGAACGACGTGGTATTCCTTGATGTCGTAACCCCGCAGGGCGGCGGTGGGCTGAATTTTGCAGGCGTCAAGCGGGACGTCAAAAATCGCCCCCGTGGTTTCATCGATGAAGTGATGGTGGGCGTCCATCAGGGGATCAAAGACCTCCGCCCCGGGCTTGAGGAGTCGCTTGCGCAAAAGCCCCTTCTTCACGAACAAATCCAACGCGTTGTAAACGGTGGCCCGCGAAATGGTCGGGCAATGCCGTCGCACGGAGTTCAAAACCTCGTCGGCGGAAGGGTGGGAGGACGTGTTGAAAACGAACCGGGCCACCGCGACGCGGTGTGTGGTGGGGCGGAGGCCTTTTCCCCGCAGGAAGGCGATGAGGTCTTTCATGCGTCCATTACACCAAATATTTCCACGGGGCGTCCGACCCCGGGTCATTCCAACGGCGGGGGTGGTTTTCCCGGGGGCGGTGTGGTATATTCCGAAAGTCCCGCGGTCCGAAGCCCCAATGGCCGGTTCCGCCGTTCCCCTCGCCATGACGCCGTTCCTCAAAATTCTGGCCGGTTCCTTCGGCCTTGTCGCCGCTTCGGAAATGGGCGACAAGACCCAGTTGCTGGCCTTCGCCCTGGCGACGCGCTTTAAAAAACCTTGGGCGATCATGGCCGGCATATTGACGGCCACCCTTTTGAACCACGGGCTGGCGTCCTGGGGCGGCGCCTGGGTGTCGGCGCGCGTCTCGGAGACCGTCTTGCGGTGGGTCCTGGCGTTCACCTTCATCGGGTTCGGCGCGTGGATCTTGATCCCGGACAAGGACGACGGGGCCCCGCGGGAAAGCCGCTGGGGCGCCTACGCCACCACCACCGTCGCTTTCTTTTTCGCCGAAATGGGCGACAAAACGCAATTGGCCACCGTGGCCCTGGGCGCGCGCTACGGGTCGTTTTTTTGGGTGACCGTGGGCACAACCCTCGGCATGCTTTTTTCCGACGGCCTGGCGGTGTGGCTGGGGGAAACCTTCGCCGAGAAAATCCCCCTGAAATGGGTTCGCCGCGTCGCCGCCCTTTTGTTTTTCATTTTCGGCCTGTGGATCCTCTTCCGCGGGGTTCGTTAGGGAACTTTTTCCGGCCCCCGGCGTTGTATTCTATTCACCTTATCCACCCAGGAGAACCCAATGTCCGACACCCTCACCCCCCCGTCCTTGTTGCGCCAACTCAAATGGCGTTACGCCGTTAAAAAATTCGATCCGTCCCGTAAAATTCCCGCCGACCTGTGGGGCGCGCTGGAGGAGGCCCTCGTTCTGTCCCCGTCCTCCTTCGGGCTCCAGCCCTGGAAATTTTTTGTCGTCGAAAATCCCGCGTTGCGTCAAAAACTCCAACCCGTTGCCTGGAACCAATCCCAAATCACCGACGCGGCGAAGCTGGTGGTGTTCGCCGTCAAAAAAAACCTGAGCGCCGCCGACGTTCGCCGGTTTGTCGAACACACCGCCGCCGTGCGCGGGGTGCCGGCGGACTCCCTGGCGGGCTACCAAAAAATAATGGAAGGGTCCCTCGCCGCGCGCACGCCGGAAGCCATCGAGGGATGGGCGGCGCGCCAGGTCTACATCGCGCTCGGCAACTTCATGACGGCCGCCGCCGTCCTGGGCGTCGACGTCTGCCCCATGGAGGGGTTCGACCCCGCGAAGTTTGACGAGATTTTGGAATTGCCCCAAAAAGGCTACGCCGCCGTGGTCGCCGCGACGGCCGGCCACCGGGCCGCCGATGACCAATACGCCCAGGCGCCCAAGGTGCGTTTCCCCAAAGAGGACGTGGTTGAACACGTCCGCTGACGCCGCCTTCGCCCCACGGGCCAGGGAGTCCGCTCCCTGGCCCGTTTTGTTTTTGGGGCATGGCTCCCCCATGAATGTCGTCGGCGACAACGCCGCCGCCCGCGCCTGGGCGCGGCTGGGCCGGGCGTTGGGCAAGCCCCGGGCCGTTTTGTGCGTGTCGGCCCACTGGTTGACCCGCGGTGTTTTTCTCACCGGCAACGCCCGCCCCCGGACGATCCACGACTTCGGTGGGTTTCCCGAGGCGCTGTATCAAATCCAATATCCCGCCCCCGGCGATCCCGCCCTCGCCCGACGGACGGCGGGCCTTCTGGGCCTCGGCGCGGGGGCCGTCACCGACGATTGGGGTCTGGACCACGGCGCTTGGGGCGTGCTGCGCGGTATGTACCCGGGCGCGGACGTGCCGGTGGTGCAGCTCAGTCTCGACGAGAGGCGTTCCGAACGGGCGCATTGGGATTTGGGTCGTCGGTTGGGGCCCCTGCGGCGGGAGGGGGTATTGATCGTCGCCAGCGGCAACATCGTTCACAACCTGGGTCGCATCGTCTGGGCGGAGGACGCCCCCGTGCCCGATTGGGCGCGGGACTTCGATGCGGCGGTGGCCGACGCGGTCCGGGCGGGCCGCGGGGAATCGCTTGCGGACTGGCGGTCTTTAACGCCCACCGCCGGCCACGCCCACCCCCACCCCACCCCGGACCATTTTTGGCCTCTCCTGTACGCCCTGGCCCTGCGCGAAGGCGACGAGCCCGTGACTTTTCCCGTGGAGGGGTTTCAAAACGGGAGCATCTCCATGCGGGCGGTGCGCTTCGGCTGACCGGTTTTATTGATGATTAGCTAAAGTGTTGCAACCAATGTCCGTATGCTTCTGGGTCAAAGATTTGCGCGGGTGGGTTCGATAAAATCTTTCATTTCCCTCCTGTTGGCCGTGGCCGTGGCGGGGGAGGGTGTGGCCGCTCCCGCTCGCAACGGCAAGAAACCCACCCACGCCAATAACGTTATCGCCAACCGCGTGGACGAGACCCCCTTTTATCGGGCGCTTGGGGGCTTGGGCGGAGTGACCGAACGCGACCCCGCTGTGGGCCGTGCCCGGGGTGTCGTCGTTCATCTGTTGGATATCCACGGCGATGAGACCGCTCAACGCGGCCTGGGAAAAGCCCTGGAGGCCGCGGTCGGCGCTGGCGCCGACTTGATCGGCCTTGAGGGAGCGTTCGCCCCTTTCGATGTCAGCGGATTTTCCGAAGCCGTGGACCCGACGGCGCGCCGCGCCACCGCCGATTTCCTTCTTAAAGAAAACCGCATCACGGGTCCGTTGCACGCGGCTTTGACCACGGAGCGGCCCTTCCCCCCGATGGAAGGAATCGACGACCCCCCGCTGTACCGCCGCAACGTCGATGCCGCGCGCCGCGCGGCCCGAGAGCGACCGGTGGCCGCGGGGCGCGCGGGCGCGGCCTTGACCGCGTTGTCCGCCGAGCAGGAACGCGTTTACAATCCGGCGTTGCGGGCTTTGGACCGGGCCGTTCGGGCGGCCGAATCGGACCCGGGGAAATGGGTCGAGGGGTTGCGGGCGCTCGTCAACGTCGCCGGGGACCGGGCGACCCCACACGTTCAAGCCTTTCTCCGCGCGGCGGACGCCCCCTTCGATTTGCCGCGCGCGGCCGCGGAAGCGCGCCGATTGGCGACCTTGGTCGGCCCCGCGCATTTCCCGCCCGATCGGGAAGCGCTCTTGGGCCCGGCCGGCCCGGGATTGGAACCCCTTCGCCGCATGCTGGCCGACCGGGGGTTGAGTCTGGAAAAAGAAGCGCCCCTTCTGTCGGCGCGCGCCGCCCGGGCCGCGGAGGCGGCCAAAATCCCCGGGCGCGTTCTCCTGGACGAGTTTCGCCTCTTGGAAACGCGCGCCACCGACCGCCTCGCGCGGACAGACGCGGAGAAAGTCCTTGTCCGGCGGACGAACGACCTTCGCCTTTGCGCCGGCCTGGTGGACCTGGGCTTGTCCCCAATGGGTTGGTCCGCCTACAAACTCCGGCGCCGCGCCCGGGATTTTGAATCGCCCTTGACCGACGCCGAAGCGTCCGTGTTCGAGAGGTTCTACGAAACCGCCGAAGCCCGCGACAGAGCGATGTTGGGCGGTTTGCTGCGGGCCGCCGAAGCGCGCCGGGCCACGCGGCTGGTTTTGGTCACGGGGGGGTTCCACGCCGACCGGATGCGAACCCGGTTGACGGAGGCGGGGTGGACGGTGTTGACCCACCTCCCCCGGAAGGGCGACGGGACGAACCCCGCGACCGATCCCTTCGCCCGCGAGGCGTCGGTTTTGGACCGGCTGGCCGCGGGCGACCTCGCGGCTTTGAACATCGACTTGTCGCCCGAGGGGGGGTGGCCCCACCGGGGGCTCCTCGGGTTGTTGGCGGTGGGGGAAAGCGCCGGTGCGGGGGATCGCCCGACCGCCGACGAAACCCGTCTGGCCCGCCGCTTGTTGGGACCGGCGGCGACCGCCGCCCGGGCCACCGCCGCCGGGCCCGAGACGGTCCATGTCGACCTCGCCTACCGAGGGCGTCGGCTGGGGTACGAAGCGGGGGTGAAGAACGGGGTTTTGGCCTGGATGCAACCACGGGCGGGCGGGGAATCCCCGGAAAGGGGTTTCTGGGGGCGCGCGGGCGCGACGGTGCGGCGTTGGGTCCGCGCTTTGGGGTCCCCCGGCGCCCCGTCCAGCGGGCTGGAATCCACGCTGTTGAACGCCTTGGCCGATCGCTTGATCGCGGGGGAGCGCGCGTTTGACTTGTTGGAGACGCCCAGCCGAATCGATTTGTCCCCGCGTTTCACGCCCCGTCCGTCTCCCGAAGTTTTGCGGGGAATCCGGGAGGTCCTGAAAGAGTCGAGCGGTGACGCCGAGGTTTTTGGGCGGGCGGCTCTGTCCTTGTTGAGCGCTGTCGATCCCGAACCCCTGCTGATCTTGGAGGCCTCCCCTCCCCGGTCCGTTTCCCCTTTCGTCTTCGCGGTGTTTATGGCCCAAGCCCACACGGTCAAGGCCCGGTTGAACGACCGCCATAATTACCTCTACGAACACCACATGCGTCGGGCCCTGGACTGGTGGGACGAGGCGGAGCGGCGAGACCCCGCCGCCCCGGAACCGGACCTGTACCGCGCCCTGGCCGGCTTGGACGGCGCGGCGTGGTCCCTCGCTAAAGCGACCAGGGCGGACGATCGGTTGCATTGGGTGCTCAAGCTGGCGCAACATCGGTTTCAACCCGGCGAGCTTAATGAGGACGCTTTTAGGGAGTTGCTCAAGAAGGGGCGGCCCGTTGATGGCTTGGTGATGGCGGAGTTGGCCCGGCGCCCCGCCGAGTCGGTGGAGGACATCCTCAATACGTTGATACGGTCGCTAAATTTCCAAAAACAGATCGGCGACGAGTTCGCCAGCGGCCTGCCGGAGTCGTACCGGTCTCGCTTTTTGCGAAACAAACACCACGACGAAAACGTTGAGCTATGGAATTTCCAGTACATGATCAACGCCTACGCCGGCGCGGTGTACGACGCCGCGGCGTTGGTCGAAGGGAAACTGTCCGCGGTCCGGGAAAAGGCCTTTCGGGAGGGGGCGGAAGACTATCGGCGGGCTTTGCGGCAATCCCACGTCCGGGCGGGGGCGGCGATCCCCGCCCTGGAGCGATTGATACACCGCGCGGATTTGACGCCGAACCACCGTTACGCCGCCTGGTCCATCGCCGTTTATCTGTCCGCCTGGATGAGTTTTTTGGGGCGCTACGGGATGGGGGTGCGCGAAGGCTGGCCCGAGACCGTGGACGCCTTGGCCTCGGCCCGGTTGCGGGATCTTTCGCGCCGGGCGTTGTCCCTGATGGACAGCGCCGACTCGGACGACCATCGGTTTTTGGAAAAGCGGTCCCAACGGGCGGACCAATTGCTCGCGGGGTTCCTGGAGGCGGAGGAGTTCGCCGGCATGCCCATCCAACAGGTGTGGGACATCTTCGGCCGGCTGGCCCCCTATTTATCGACGGAGTATTTGTGCGTGTTCATGAGGACCGACGACGCCGGCGTTCCCGACGGGCGGATCGGCAAGGACCCGGCCTCCTGGCGGTTGGGGTTGGAGGTCCTTCGCCAACGCCTCCCCCGCATGGACGCGGAGGATTTGAGCCGGGTCGCCCGCCTCCATCCCAGCGTGGGAGCGCCTTTTCGCCAGCGCGCGCGGGATCTGTTGCCCGTGTTCATCGCCGCGATCGAACACGAGGGGGATCGCCTCCACACACGCCAAGACAACCTGCATTCTTTCCCCGGGCGGGTTCGGGTTTTGAAAGCGTTGGTGGATCGCACGGCCGACTTGCCCGGCCCGGGGACCGTTGAAGATTTCCAAAAGCGGCTCGACGCGGCGTTCGCCGAAAACCAGGCGGTCGAAAAAGAGGCGACGGATCTCCTCAGGAACCAAAACGCTTTGCTGGGCTTTCTCCGCGCGGAGGCCCGTCGGGTGACCCAGGAACTCGTCGCCACGGATCGCGCTTACCGGCGGTCTTTGCGCGGGGCCCTGGTGGCCTCCGATTTCGGCTCTTTTCCCGACATCTACCATTCGTTCCCGTTGACGCGCGATCCCCCCGTGGAAGGTCTTTTGGCGGCCCGGGAGGATCTCCTGGAGGCGCTCCGGGCGGTGGAGAGCGGGACAGACTCGACGCCGGGACCCGGGAAAGGCCGATTCCGCCGTTGGTGGAACGCCGCCACCCAGCCCGTTCGTGCGCTGTCCCAGCGCGTTCGAAGGGCCGGGGGGGATGGGGGACGTGTCTGGCGCCGTTGGCGGGGAGCGGACGATTCCCTCGCGCGAGATGCCTTTCGCCTCGCCGCGTTCGTGGACGTGCCGACCCCCCGACGGATCGGCCCGGAGTTGGAGGCGGAAGTTTGGATCGATGACCCCGGTCTCGCCGGCCGTGTTCTTGCTCAATCGGG of the Elusimicrobiota bacterium genome contains:
- the ygiD gene encoding 4,5-DOPA dioxygenase extradiol, which gives rise to MTNTPRRPRCVSPKRTWLNTSADAAFAPRARESAPWPVLFLGHGSPMNVVGDNAAARAWARLGRALGKPRAVLCVSAHWLTRGVFLTGNARPRTIHDFGGFPEALYQIQYPAPGDPALARRTAGLLGLGAGAVTDDWGLDHGAWGVLRGMYPGADVPVVQLSLDERRSERAHWDLGRRLGPLRREGVLIVASGNIVHNLGRIVWAEDAPVPDWARDFDAAVADAVRAGRGESLADWRSLTPTAGHAHPHPTPDHFWPLLYALALREGDEPVTFPVEGFQNGSISMRAVRFG
- a CDS encoding NAD(P)H-dependent oxidoreductase, which codes for MSDTLTPPSLLRQLKWRYAVKKFDPSRKIPADLWGALEEALVLSPSSFGLQPWKFFVVENPALRQKLQPVAWNQSQITDAAKLVVFAVKKNLSAADVRRFVEHTAAVRGVPADSLAGYQKIMEGSLAARTPEAIEGWAARQVYIALGNFMTAAAVLGVDVCPMEGFDPAKFDEILELPQKGYAAVVAATAGHRAADDQYAQAPKVRFPKEDVVEHVR
- the katG gene encoding catalase/peroxidase HPI, yielding MRKRILALVAAIAALIAAPTFTNAMEGPAKGQDTARTNKFWWPEQLDLTPLRQHQPKSNPYGAAFDYAAEFNSLDLAAVKRDINAVLTASQDWWPADYGNYGPLFIRMAWHSAGTYRTLDGRGGAGGGQQRFDPLNSWPDNANLDKARRLLWPIKQKYGRKISWADLMVLTGNVSMENMGFKTLGFAGGRADDWEADLVYWGPESKWLEGQRRDKEGKLTGPLAAVQMGLIYVNPEGPGGNPDPRAAAKDIRESFGRMAMNDEETVALIVGGHTFGKTHGAHAPDKNVGPEPGAAPLEEQGFGWMNSRGKGNAEDTVTSGLEGAWTSAPNRWTHMFLDNLFRLDWKKTKSPAGAVQWIPTDPKAATPVPDAHIPGKFHAPIMLTTDLAIKEDPAYRKIGLRFRDDPQALEDAFAKAWFKLTHRDMGPRARYLGPDVPKLELLWQDPLPKADHPLIGEKDIQALKAEILQAGLSVPDLVRTAWASASTFRSSDMRGGANGARVRLAPQKNWAVNNPKELAKALDRLESVWKKFNRSLPGGKKVSLADVIVLGGGAAIEKAAKDAGRAVEVPFRPGRTDAFPEQTDPASFAVLEPAADGFRNYYSAAAYRSPADSLVDRAAQLNLSAPEMTVLIGGLRALNANTGGAPHGVLTARPGLLTNDFFVNLLDMSTKWAKSEKAEGVYEGRDRKTGKLKWTATAVDLVLGSNAELRAVAEVYAFNESKDKFTQDFVSAWTKVMDLDRFDKPAKGEQP
- a CDS encoding TMEM165/GDT1 family protein gives rise to the protein MTPFLKILAGSFGLVAASEMGDKTQLLAFALATRFKKPWAIMAGILTATLLNHGLASWGGAWVSARVSETVLRWVLAFTFIGFGAWILIPDKDDGAPRESRWGAYATTTVAFFFAEMGDKTQLATVALGARYGSFFWVTVGTTLGMLFSDGLAVWLGETFAEKIPLKWVRRVAALLFFIFGLWILFRGVR
- a CDS encoding transcriptional repressor, translating into MKDLIAFLRGKGLRPTTHRVAVARFVFNTSSHPSADEVLNSVRRHCPTISRATVYNALDLFVKKGLLRKRLLKPGAEVFDPLMDAHHHFIDETTGAIFDVPLDACKIQPTAALRGYDIKEYHVVLRGRRRKTQKGPLSWE
- a CDS encoding DNA starvation/stationary phase protection protein; its protein translation is MSPTQEATPQQKKDIAQGLSVLLADSYTLYLKTHNFHWNVVGPMFQALHLMFETQYTELALAVDLIAERIRALGIPAPGSYAEFGKLTSVKEAVGVPKATEMIRQLLESNETVIAAAKKAFPAAEGAGDQATMDLLTQRITTHEKTAWMLKSLLEN
- a CDS encoding ABC transporter permease; the encoded protein is MIEVADLRKTYRTGGVPVEALRGVTLTIDAGDFIAIMGPSGSGKSTLMHILGLLDVPDGGVYRLAGRDVSRLSEEERATERGRGVGFVFQQFNLLPRTSAMENIALPLLYANGSTGRDPRDLLREVGLASHAQHKSNQLSGGQQQRVAIARSLINRPLLLLADEPTGNLDSRTQDEIMALFTDLNQRGLTILLVTHEPDVARHARRVIRMKDGRVVSDERQGEPLARAAAPRPTEPAPPRPRRWRALGTHFKEALRSLGANKVRSGLSMLGILIGVAAVVAMLALGAGARQSVEAQLSTLGANLLVLRPGSFRSHGVVQEAGAVTRFTEADAREIAAEIPTVARVAPSVNGSAQLVFGNKNWRSGVLGTTPDYAPMRSQTLSRGRFFTEEETLSRARVAVLGATPAQELFGEADPLGEYIKINRVNFQVIGVLTAKGASGWRNQDDVVLLPLSTAMHRLLGKDYVDSIDIQATGADVLADTEAAVRGLIRQRRRIPEENDDSFDVLNLAEIQSAVQSTSRTLSVLLAAIAAISLLVGGIGIMNIMLVSVTERTREIGLRKAVGARPQDIRAQFLIEALVISLSGGLSGLALGVGASWTLSKVAGWTVGISPGSVFLSFFFSVGIGVVFGFWPARKAAALNPIDALRYE